In the Bacillota bacterium genome, one interval contains:
- a CDS encoding DNA internalization-related competence protein ComEC/Rec2, with protein sequence MMTRPLVTIALSYICGIITASLLLEDPPGVCLLLSIFMVVIVGAYLWRMIPVPLFMMAVILVVFLTGAAAFWLAAAPPDDGLAAHRGLPVTVEGIIVEEPCREEGYTTYRFRPELLVTDEGEQRAGGYLLIRIYDGKDGTVYRYGERLRLEGEIVEPKGRRNPGGFDYRFYLRAQGVDLLMYLQPRQVTFLGEGTPNRLAKAAFTLRSRMIAGLESNLPSPQAELLEAILFGRRESLPADVEENFRRSGTNHLMAVSGLHVGLVAALILGLWRLIKLKPGGPLAVLLSIILIFGYAYLTGMRPAALRAAVMLSMGFAALLLGREKDFPSAVALAALITLVYNPLLLFTVGFQLSYVATLALYYLYPILYREIFFRIPFGIGQLAAVTLAAQIGVLFLGAYYFGQLPLAALFFNILMLPVMALVVGFGIVGGLTYLFWPFLSSILLSANLPLLTYILRVSYLAEAPWVNIEVRPGLPFLLLYYLGLALLVKAYGHHLRLVGEIPETAGGGKMENTLNMAVIGRYLSSIVSRCKRSFGGRETGRIVIIILLIVTLLVWTGIFINPSMPGLTVHFVDVGQGAAALLETSRGFTMLIDGGGEPAYTDPSRKGQIGEKVLLPFLRHRGVKKIDLLVVTHPHEDHFGGLFAVVDSLPLGDVLVSPVPGESAYYEQFLELVREKGLEPREIHVGASWNPCKGLFMEVVSPPQQLFSGTGCDLNNNSIVLRATYGEVSFLFTGDIEGEAVTDLLASGMDISARVLQYPHHGGNLEPAVPFLKKVSPQVAIIQVGRNSFGHPHPATIKALEESGVITYRNDIHGAVIIRTDGRSLWQKTMLEAG encoded by the coding sequence ATGATGACCCGTCCCCTGGTGACCATTGCCCTTTCTTATATTTGTGGAATAATAACGGCTTCGTTGCTGCTGGAAGATCCCCCGGGGGTTTGCCTGCTGCTCTCGATTTTCATGGTCGTCATCGTGGGGGCTTATCTCTGGCGGATGATCCCCGTTCCCCTCTTCATGATGGCAGTGATTCTGGTGGTTTTCCTGACCGGTGCGGCTGCATTCTGGCTGGCCGCGGCCCCACCCGATGACGGCCTTGCTGCCCATCGTGGCCTTCCCGTCACCGTGGAGGGTATCATCGTGGAAGAGCCATGCCGGGAGGAGGGATACACCACTTACCGGTTCCGCCCGGAGCTGCTGGTGACAGATGAGGGGGAACAGCGTGCAGGAGGTTATCTGCTAATCCGGATCTATGATGGCAAGGATGGGACGGTCTACCGTTATGGTGAACGGCTGCGCCTGGAAGGAGAGATTGTAGAGCCGAAAGGGAGACGCAACCCCGGCGGTTTTGATTACCGCTTTTACTTGCGTGCGCAGGGGGTAGACCTGTTGATGTATCTGCAGCCCCGCCAGGTCACTTTTCTGGGGGAGGGGACTCCCAACCGCCTGGCAAAGGCCGCTTTTACCTTACGTTCCCGCATGATTGCGGGGCTTGAAAGCAACCTCCCCTCTCCCCAGGCCGAGCTGCTTGAAGCCATCCTTTTCGGTCGGCGCGAAAGCCTGCCCGCGGATGTGGAGGAAAATTTCAGACGTTCCGGCACCAATCATCTCATGGCCGTCTCCGGCCTGCACGTGGGCCTTGTGGCCGCATTGATCCTTGGACTCTGGCGGCTGATAAAATTGAAACCCGGGGGGCCGCTGGCCGTTCTCCTCTCCATCATTCTGATCTTTGGATATGCCTACCTGACAGGGATGAGGCCTGCCGCCTTGCGGGCAGCGGTGATGCTGAGCATGGGGTTTGCGGCTCTGCTTCTCGGCAGGGAGAAAGATTTTCCCTCGGCAGTTGCCCTGGCCGCTCTCATCACCCTCGTTTACAACCCGTTGCTGCTTTTCACCGTGGGGTTCCAGCTGTCCTACGTGGCCACCCTGGCGCTCTATTACCTCTATCCCATTCTTTACCGTGAAATTTTTTTTCGCATTCCGTTTGGCATCGGGCAGCTCGCGGCGGTTACCCTTGCCGCCCAGATCGGCGTTCTTTTCCTGGGAGCATATTATTTTGGTCAACTTCCGCTGGCGGCCCTGTTTTTCAACATTCTGATGTTGCCGGTGATGGCCCTGGTAGTCGGCTTCGGCATCGTTGGCGGCCTGACCTATCTGTTCTGGCCTTTTCTATCTTCCATCCTCCTTTCCGCCAATCTGCCCCTGCTGACATATATCCTGCGTGTCTCGTACCTGGCCGAGGCTCCCTGGGTGAATATCGAGGTCAGGCCGGGATTGCCGTTCTTGCTACTGTATTATCTGGGCCTGGCCCTGCTGGTCAAAGCTTATGGCCATCATCTCCGTCTGGTAGGTGAGATTCCTGAAACTGCCGGGGGCGGGAAGATGGAAAATACTCTGAATATGGCCGTGATCGGAAGATATCTTTCCAGCATTGTGTCCCGTTGTAAAAGGAGCTTCGGTGGGCGGGAAACCGGCCGCATTGTCATCATCATCCTTCTGATTGTTACCCTGCTGGTCTGGACGGGGATTTTTATCAATCCCTCCATGCCCGGCTTGACCGTCCATTTTGTCGACGTCGGCCAGGGAGCCGCCGCCCTTCTTGAAACTTCCCGCGGCTTCACCATGCTGATCGATGGAGGCGGGGAACCGGCTTACACGGACCCATCCCGCAAGGGACAGATCGGAGAAAAAGTTCTGTTGCCTTTTTTGCGCCACAGGGGAGTTAAAAAAATAGATCTTCTGGTCGTCACTCACCCCCATGAAGATCATTTTGGCGGCCTTTTTGCCGTGGTCGATAGTCTGCCTCTCGGAGATGTCCTGGTGTCTCCCGTGCCGGGGGAATCCGCTTATTACGAACAATTCCTGGAACTTGTGCGGGAAAAGGGCCTGGAGCCGCGGGAAATACATGTCGGCGCTTCATGGAATCCCTGCAAGGGACTGTTCATGGAGGTTGTCTCCCCTCCGCAGCAGCTTTTCAGCGGTACCGGCTGCGACCTGAACAACAATTCCATCGTTCTGCGCGCCACCTATGGGGAGGTTTCCTTTCTTTTTACCGGAGACATCGAGGGAGAAGCGGTGACGGACCTGCTCGCCTCGGGTATGGACATATCGGCCCGGGTGCTTCAGTACCCACATCACGGAGGCAACCTTGAACCTGCAGTTCCTTTCCTGAAAAAGGTCTCGCCCCAGGTGGCGATCATCCAGGTCGGCAGGAATTCCTTCGGCCATCCCCACCCCGCCACGATAAAGGCCCTCGAGGAATCGGGAGTGATCACGTACCGCAATGACATCCATGGTGCCGTGATCATACGGACTGATGGACGCTCGCTCTGGCAGAAGACGATGCTTGAAGCCGGGTAA
- a CDS encoding glycosyltransferase family 4 protein gives MQILMLSWEFPPFSVGGLSQHVYELSRAMAGEGMNVEVITTASSSPSAEIVDGVIVHRVEPYPGRQLNFITWVQQLNLAMLEKGVSLNNRTGGFDIIHAHDWLAAYAGRGLKNIYHLPLIATIHATEHGRNGGLFTEEQKYIGEVEWQLIYDSWKTICCSQYMEEELATVFQTPRDKIEIIPNGVSPESFQISSPDNSIRERFAPHGEKIIFYVGRLVQEKGVQVLLRALPLVREQCPDARVVIAGTGPYEEELQRQAAIQGLDQHVIFAGYIDDYTRNQLYHWSTAAVFPSFYEPFGIVALEAMAAGTPVVVGDVGGFRETVKHGENGLKAVPGDPASLARQIGTLLSSPDLAEKLARKALFDLHHQFSWKSIARDTIAVYREVISTPEARIWKEELKKSKKDEYVKTSLNASVHESKAGR, from the coding sequence ATGCAAATACTGATGCTTTCCTGGGAATTCCCCCCGTTTTCCGTGGGGGGGCTTTCCCAGCATGTCTATGAACTTTCCCGGGCGATGGCCGGGGAGGGGATGAACGTGGAGGTGATCACCACGGCTTCGTCTTCACCTTCGGCGGAGATCGTTGATGGAGTTATCGTGCATCGTGTTGAACCGTACCCCGGAAGGCAACTGAACTTCATAACCTGGGTTCAGCAGCTCAATCTGGCCATGCTGGAAAAAGGGGTGTCCCTGAACAACCGCACCGGTGGATTTGATATCATTCATGCCCACGATTGGCTTGCGGCATATGCCGGCCGCGGGCTCAAGAACATCTACCATCTTCCCCTGATCGCCACCATCCATGCTACCGAACATGGGCGCAACGGAGGACTCTTCACCGAGGAACAGAAATACATCGGTGAAGTCGAATGGCAATTGATATATGACTCCTGGAAAACAATATGCTGCAGCCAGTACATGGAAGAGGAACTGGCGACCGTATTTCAGACTCCCCGTGACAAGATCGAGATCATCCCCAACGGCGTGAGCCCGGAATCCTTTCAAATTTCAAGCCCGGACAACTCCATCCGTGAACGTTTTGCTCCGCACGGCGAGAAGATAATATTTTATGTGGGGCGCCTCGTCCAGGAAAAGGGCGTTCAGGTTTTGCTGAGAGCGCTTCCACTGGTACGGGAGCAATGCCCCGATGCCAGGGTGGTCATCGCCGGAACCGGGCCGTACGAGGAGGAGTTGCAACGCCAGGCGGCCATCCAGGGATTGGATCAGCATGTAATCTTTGCCGGTTATATCGATGATTATACGCGCAACCAGCTCTATCACTGGTCCACGGCTGCTGTCTTCCCCAGCTTTTACGAGCCGTTTGGCATCGTCGCCCTGGAAGCCATGGCCGCCGGTACCCCGGTGGTTGTGGGTGATGTGGGCGGGTTCCGGGAGACCGTGAAACATGGTGAAAATGGACTCAAGGCAGTTCCCGGCGACCCCGCTTCGCTGGCCCGGCAAATCGGGACATTGCTCTCCTCCCCGGATCTGGCCGAAAAACTTGCCCGGAAAGCTCTTTTTGATCTCCATCACCAATTTTCCTGGAAAAGCATTGCCCGGGACACCATCGCTGTTTACCGTGAGGTGATATCCACGCCGGAAGCCCGTATCTGGAAAGAAGAATTGAAAAAAAGTAAAAAGGATGAATATGTGAAGACTTCCTTGAATGCTTCCGTTCATGAAAGTAAAGCCGGGCGGTGA